ATAATGGATacaatagaataataaaatatttgattttattactATGATTAACAAAAAAACGAATTGAATATAGCAAAATCTCTAAATTTCATACCTCATCTTACTTAGTTCTACAATGATTAGAAATTTAGATGACCAAATGTTACTTAAGATTTAGCAGGACGATTAATAGCTATGGACTTTCCTTGCCTGATTTTCCCTTCTTTGGGTGCACTGGGGAACACTCTAGGGAAGGcctttggaaaaatgcaaaggagTGTAGGTGAAATGgttttttcaaaaagtaaataatGTTGGGTAAAGTGTAACTTGAAAACACAATAAGAAACAATGTTGGTTTTAATGTTgttcagaaaaaaaattataatttgtaattggcttttgtttttttttagtccTTAAACCTTTGCCAGCAAAACTCAGCCAACGATGAGCCAAATTAGCCAGTGGCGATTAGATCAAGCAGTTGGCTGGCTGCCTGAGGTTGCCTGACCTTAGGTAGCATTGAAGCAAACCTAGGTGACGCTGCCTGAGGTTGTGTAACCTTAGGAGAGGCTAGTCGGCAACTCGATTTGGCCTCGCTGGTGACCTGAACCCTCATCTATGACATCGCGTGAGGTGGGggacatttttccaaaaaaatgtaattgcattaaaaaaatgctcaaaattcaaaacaactTCGGACTTGCTTTGAGTTAAAGGTGGCTTTTAgaaatgctaattttttttgtcaaatagtaCTTCCCTTTTATctaagggttaataccataaGAAATCCTAAATTATTATACTTATGATaagtttgctccaaactaaTAATTAGTACACATGTGAGAAATTTATCACCCGTTGAATTAAATGGCACGTGGTAGTTAATGAGTATATCAATTTATGGTTTTACCTTCCATTTGTCATAGAtatattagtttgtgatttttgttatattaagctaatttaatgtaaaataataaataataaatttatcacaaatgtatcagtttggggtttttggtggcaaTTACTTATGTTTAAATTTCATCATCTAGTTGAAAGAAGACATATTCGAATTATTCAAcgataaatttaggatttttgatggtATTAATCTCATTTGGAAGGTATAAATCTCACCCGAATTAGGGGCATCTTCGTCCCATTACCAAAAGGGGTGTGTTGGACCcgtccttaaaaggctcacgGAGGAAACATACGGGAGAACTGTCCTGGGGTGAGACTCGGGGCTGTCCTCCTATTCCCTTTCTATcggaaatataaaaatagacATCACGTCACGATCAGTTACTGCTATCAGGTAGGTAAGTCTAGTAGTTTCCCATGTCTGAAATAAGTGAAAGTGAATTAAATACTTAGAGTTGGATTGACACGATTTACGGTATTGTCCTCGACCATGTGTTGATCCGATTCTCTCGGTCGAGGACAGTGCCGTAAGCAACAAATTTCCCCCCGTGGATTTGGCCGCCCCTTGCCTTGAACAGTTAACTGATAAACGTCCCGTCATCCATTATCCATTTCAAAGCACTAGATACGCCGTCTCTCATCTCCATCTCTCTACTCGCTTCACCTCGCTCGACGACGGGGAAGCGCTCCGATCCTCTCGCGCGatcgaccgccgccgccgccgccgccgccgcgttGATGCTTCTTCGCTTGGCCCGCGATGAGCGATTTCCATGCCGACTGAGCGGGCTTTCCGGGGCTTCCGGCTTCGCTTCCCGGGCTGCTCTGAAAGATGTTGGCTCCGGATAAGATAAATGAGCACTTCGGTTGTTGCGCCTCGCGGCCTCGTGTTCTTCGACGCCGGCGGCGTCCGTGTTAGCCGCCCCTCGCGCTCCGCGAAGTTCTCCGTCAAGCTATGCGGGGGGAGGGCGCGATTCGACGCCCTGATCCCCAATTCGAAGGGGAAGGGCCGCCACGGGAGGCGGACGAACTGGTGGAAGAGGTTCTTCCTCGAGGACGACGGGAATTGGCTGGGGCTGAAGGACGAGGACATGGTCGAGGACATGGTCGAGGACGAAGTGGAGCATTCGGGCGGCGACGGGGCGTTGCCGGACGGCGACAGGTTCGAGGCCTGGAAGAGGAGGGCGGAGGCCATTGTGGAGCTGAGGGAAGCGCAGCAGGACTCGAGGAACGAGGAGTCTCGGATGTGGGAGGATTGGCTCGTTGATGATGGCGCGGCCTCTTGGGATGATGGGAATGGCGGAGCGGGGAGGTCGGGGGAAGAGTTGGTGTTGGATTCTGGTGAAAGAGGTATTGTTGAATCGGTGAGCGACATGCTTTTaggaagagaagatgaagataTGCTGTATGAGGATCGTGTCTTTCGGTATGCCTCGCAGAATTCGGTGGGTGCATTTATGCTGTGTCTTGAATTACAAACATAGCTTCTGTTTGGTCTTGCTAGCTTTTGCTACGGTTCAGCTTGTGCAGTGCTTGCTTTCTGTTTACATAAGATCATACAAAGgtggttgctttttttttttttttttttttttggggggtcgtTTTGGTCAGGGGGAGATGCCTTGATGAATTGAGCGGCTTTATTTTGTATGTTTATATACAACTTAACTTCTAAGTATGCATCGATAGATGGACGGCAGGGTGCTCTCTTCTTCACTTGAGCTGTTAAATAGAAAGATGATGCGATTTTGGTTGTTGTCTTTCATTTAGTCCTTCACTTTGCATGtatagaaaggaaagaaaacttAGGATTATCTATTTTCCCAAGATTCAGGACTAGAAATTGGATTGTCCGATATTGTTGTTTGAACAACTGTTGGTATATCTTTTGCTGGCTCCTCTGAAGAACCAAGAGATGAAAAAAGTGTATTTGAACAGACTGAAATACttctaaacatgtaaaatatgattgattgattaaaaTGGTCCTCAAACATGTAATGTTGTGGTGACCCATTCCTGCTTAGATGCCTAGTTGGAGCTAGGTTAATGCAATATGTCGTCAATAAGCTGcactttttttatgatttgatcacttgtatttttttaataagagcAATGAAATAGGTACGAGACTGCTTTGAATGTCTGATAGGGAGCTGTACATGTTTTTAGCTATCTAATATGCATAATATTGAGAAGCATTTGACTGAGAGATCTTTTCCTAATGCAAGTTAGTGGTGTTGATTTGAAATTCATTGATGACATTGAGCAATAAATCCATCTACACAATAGAATCAACAGATGGACAAACCTTGAAAATTCACTAATCAAGGTCAAACGGGGTTTCAGCCGTAGTACATTTGGAAATATTGACATTCTGTCAAACAAGGTCAAATGGGGTTTTGGACTAATCTTCATGCCTTTCTAATTTCAAGGAGATCCCTTTGTTTCTCCTTAACAGTGAGTTGATTCTACTTGAGCATGATTATATAGAAGCTCGGGTTTGTTACTGGAAAAACGTAGTATTCCCCTCTGCAAACACTTAATAGAGAGACTGAAGGTTCTAAATTGATGAGTATCTCTCTTGAATCTTATTCAAAGCCGGTTGACATAAAGGGAACTTCTTATGGCTCTGTCGCCTCAAAGCTTCTAAATCGATGACTCTCTCGTATCTTATTTAAAGCTGGGTTACGGAAAAGGGGACTTCTTATGGTTCTATTGTCTCAACAGCTTGGTCAGAACTATGTTATCTATGCTTTTTCCCTATAACACAGTTGCTCCAAGTGCAACTTCTTTGTTCAATTCTCATCAAATGTCTCTCCCACTCCTACAACCCTCACTACCCACATCTAAACCCATAAAAGTGAAAAGATATCATCCATTCTAgtactttgcttcttctttAAAATGCTAAAATCTGCTGCAGAACAATTGCTAGGGGTTTAGAATATACATTCTGAATATTTACTGTCATTGGATTCAGAACTACTTGGAAAATAGTTTTCCCGAAGAGCTGTGATTTAAGATGCATTTGGAAAAGCTTGCTTAAGTAGCTGATGAAAGAAATATTACTGAGACTCACTTGCATTGCGAGCTTGGTAAGATGGATGCTCTTCTCATTTTAAGCAATTTTATCTTGGGGACAGAGCtttctaaataaaaatccattttccaTGCTCAAATCTGACCAGTTATGCCAATTGACAGAGTACATGTCTTAAGAACACTTGATGAGATAGTTGACTATATGTTGTTGTGGTTGAAGTTTACTCTATTGTATGGTTGATGCTCATTGTTCATTTTGCTCATACTGTTACTTTGGCTCTATATGTGTTACGTCTTCTGATCTTAACTACGTGAGATTACTTgctgaataaatgaaaaattgtcATTCTTTGACTTGTAGGCTAAGTTTCTGGCGATACTAATAATTATACCCTGGGCCTTGGACTTCATGGTTCATGACTATGTTCTTATGCCTTTTCTGGACAGGTAAACATCAAGATCTCCATgatgtttccttttcttttttaattcttttaatcaTTGTAGAGTGTGATAAAACCACTATGAGCTGGTGATGTATTTCTTAGACTCTGAGTGGTTGACTTTAGCTCTGTTAAAAGGAACATCAATAAGGTTCTCTGTTTTCTCAGAGAAATACCCAACAGGGGAAAAGAACATTTCTATGAGACTTGGTACTTCATTAAAATTAGGAAGAGTGACCAGATATCTTCCCTTTACATTTTACAGCCAGTTGTAGTTGTTGTTCTACCATTTGCAACAAAAGTATTCTGATGGGTTTGCCAATTTAACTTGTTTTGTCCTTCCTGCATGACTGCATCTTGTGGTGCTTGATGCCATACCTGAGCATCTTACTGTTGCCAAGTCTTTTAATGTCAAGGATGGtcattgaaaaatcattgtTGCAAGATTAGTACTTGCATCTCACTAACTAATTTGTGGTGCATTTGAAGGCACATGGGACCACCGAAAATTTCTTCTCAAATCTTAAATTCATAGCAGGGCCCCCCTGGCTGCCCCCTTAAATATTTCCTTGGGACTCTTCATCTGTTAAATGCATCTCCTCACTGGAGTATCTAGAGGCTTTGTTTTCGCATGTCCCAAGCAACTCAAATGAGTTTATTTTATATGGTCCTTTCTGGTGCCGTGCCTACCTTTCTCGAATGGCTTCGTTTCAAATCCTACCTTTTCTTGGGCTGGCACATTCGATGAATCATTCTCATCTTTACCACTCATCTTTTTTGTGCATGCTGGTGTTGAACTGCCTAGCAATACATTTCATAAAGCATTGTGGGCCTTATTGTTGTCCAATAGAGCTTTCCCTAAAGTTTATGATTTGCCATTCAGTCTTGCATCAAATTCAGCTGTTTACTCTTTTGTCCTAATCAAAGTCATTGGAAAGTTTCCCTAACTCATCAAATTACACACTTCGGTTTTGACAGGTATGTAAAGACTGTCCCGCTTGCAGCCCAGGTGCTTGATGTGAGAAGGCACCAGAAACTTGAAATGGTTAAAGAACTGAAAGTTGAAAGGGCAAGATATAGGTTTGAGGAAGAGATTGGTAAATCTCCACCACTATCTGACGAAGAGGCCTGGTTGGAATTACGGCATAAAGCGTAAGAACACCTTTTCCGTCTAACCTTAGTTGATGTAGATGTTAAGTGAAAGAGATTGCAAATctctttcattattatttctttctccaATTTCATACAAAGAGATGTTGTACTTAATTCATGGAAAAGAGAGGCAAGCTAGTCAACTGAAATACCTATGCTAAGAACATCCAATTAGGAGTACACCCTAAAACATCCATCCAAAAATCTGAATTAAATAAGATAGGGAAATAATCATTGCTctaatctttcaaatttttgcaattggTGCGTTGCGACCAGATGTGGCCAATTTTGTCAGATAATGAAGTTGTTTGTGTGCCCATGTAGCAATAATGTGGCTTCGATCAAATGCTCCATGTATTTGCCTCATCAACTGTTCATTGGAAAATTAGCTGGATTTAAGTCCAGGTGCATCGattgcaaaatattcaaattaatgAACTGGGTGATTGCAATAAAAGTTTAGTTATCTGACTGCAAAATCCACTAAACTTCAGTGACCATGAATGAAATTCACCCACTCTTAACACTACTTTTGTTTGTTAATTGATAAAATTCCTCTCTCTTTGAACATGTTGTAAGTTTTAGCTTGAGAATTCATATGATAGAAGAAATAATGCAAATCTTGTGAtatatgtttcttttcttgttgttcGAACAGCTTGGAGTTGCGAGATGAGTGGAGACTAGAAAATCGTAGAGCATTTGCCAACATTTGGTCAGACATGGTATTTGGGATTTcactttttctgattttgtacTTCAATCAAAGTAAGGTGAGTCCTTGTACGCTGCCCTCTTCAGTCTAGTTGTAGTATTCTTTATAACGTTTGAGGTGATAGATTCTTATGATATTTTCATGTATAAGTCGCTGGTTAATCACCTCAACATAATAATGATACCATAACATATGGAGTTAATGATGAATTAGCTGTCATAGTTGTGCAGTTTGTGCTTGAAATGCGGGTGTGCTAATTACGACAGAAAACATTCCAGGTCGGTCTAACTCTACGTAAGGCTCTGAGATTAGGATGAAGTAactggaaaagaaatgaaaaatattgaaggaagaagaagacaaggaaCAGTAATTACCTTCACTTATTTGGATGCATTTAAAGATGAAACAAGGTGGGAAAAGGAAGCTTGTAATTCACTATGTCGTCTTCTTCAATTTTAGGAGTTTATGAAGAATATCTCAGGAGATAGGTGTTAGTTTGTAATTTAGTTTTTGGTTGTTCATCTGAATGTATGCCATGTACTTCATAAATGCGACCAGACCATCAGTTCTCCATGAGTAACCTAATGCACACAAACTTTCATAGGAATATGCTGGTCtgtctcttcctttttggttaTTGTCTTGCCTGTCGAATTTTCTAACGTTGTGACCATTTACAGGTAGCATTGCTGAAATTTACAGGTTACAAAATTATAAATAACATTTCGGATACTGGGAAGGCATTTCTTATTATTCTTGTCACGGATATCTTCTTAGGGTAACATTCCTCTGCCATGCTATGACACAATACTCCTGTCATTTTCAGTCAGAGTACACTTAATGGGAACTGGTCGTCCTTCTTATGCCAATTGATGTAAATGCAACAGTTTGCAGAGGATATCTGCATTTGAAGAAATTAACATCTCTCAGTTTGGACTTTAAAATTTGCTCATTTCTTCCTCTTACGTATTCCCTGGACCTCAAATTTGTAATTTGGCAGTTTTAATGCTATAATGCTCATCATTATGTTTTACCTTTCCTTACTGGTCGTGCTTTAGGCCATTGGTTCACTTTGATGAAAGGTCGTTGTTGATTCGTGCATATTTTTGTTGCTACTCTTTATGAATCATGTTTAGGCTTTTGGAAAGTAGATTTTAATTCCTTTGAAATtactgaatttttttgtgactcaCGT
This genomic stretch from Eucalyptus grandis isolate ANBG69807.140 chromosome 3, ASM1654582v1, whole genome shotgun sequence harbors:
- the LOC104437289 gene encoding chloroplast envelope membrane protein; the protein is MSTSVVAPRGLVFFDAGGVRVSRPSRSAKFSVKLCGGRARFDALIPNSKGKGRHGRRTNWWKRFFLEDDGNWLGLKDEDMVEDMVEDEVEHSGGDGALPDGDRFEAWKRRAEAIVELREAQQDSRNEESRMWEDWLVDDGAASWDDGNGGAGRSGEELVLDSGERGIVESVSDMLLGREDEDMLYEDRVFRYASQNSAKFLAILIIIPWALDFMVHDYVLMPFLDRYVKTVPLAAQVLDVRRHQKLEMVKELKVERARYRFEEEIGKSPPLSDEEAWLELRHKALELRDEWRLENRRAFANIWSDMVFGISLFLILYFNQSKVALLKFTGYKIINNISDTGKAFLIILVTDIFLGYHSESGWQTLLEVIVEHYGLEVDQAALTIFICLIPVVIDACVKLWLFKFLPRLSPKVSNIFQEMKRH